The sequence ATGAATTGCTGCAACATATCCCCCCGGACCTGCTCCTATTATAGTTATATCTGCCTCTATTTCTTGCTTTTGAGGTTTCATTAAATTACCAAAATAATTAAATCCGCCTGTTTTTTCAGTGGATTCCTCATTTTGCACTCCGTCTATTTCAAATAAAACATCCCCTATATTAACTGTATTTCCTTCATCTATTGCTATTTTTTCAACAATACCACTGGCATTAGATTTCACAGAAACATTTCCTTTTTGAGATTCTACCTGAAGCAGGATATCACCTGTTTTTATTTCATCCCCTATTTTTACATTTATTTTTCCCACACTTCCGCTTTTACTCTCTCCGGATAATTGTTCAAGTTTTATTTCCATCATTGCTCCTCCCCCATTCAAAAACTTTGATTTATTCATATAAAGAAAAGGCAGTTAAAGTAATCTGCCTTTTATCTACAATTAAATATTATTTAAAATCTTTCTCAAATTCATCTATTGAATCTTTTAATAGTGTTGCACTGTATGCCATAGCAGGTCCTCCACCAAAAGCTACCGATACCATTGCAGCTTCCATGATTTCTTCACGATTAGCTCCTGCCTCTAAAGCTTTATAGGCATGAAATACGATGCAATATTCACAACGATTATAAACTCCAATGGCTACACTTATCAACTCTTTAGCTTTTGTATCCAGTGTTCCCGGTTTATAAGCTGCCCCTAATAGTCCCATAAAAGCGTTTACATGTTCTCCACTAGTTTCACCTACATCTTGCAGTCCTCCCATAAATGCGTCTAATAGTACTCTTGGATTTTTTTTCATTTTTATCCCCCCATTTTCTTTTTTCAATAGTTGTCACAACAGTAGTTAGTATAGCAACTATATTTGCCTAGATAATAACATTATCTATTTAATAAATCAAGATTTTTATTAATAATTATATATATATTATCTTAAATTATCTATTACTCGCTAAGTTGTGCATTTTCAACCAATTTATTCAACACTTTTTTAAATATTTCAATCTCCTCATGAGAAATATCTCTAGTGATTAACTTACTAAACTCTTCACCAAAGGGTAACAATTCTTTTCTCAATTTTTTACCCAATTCGGTTAAGCATATATATGTTATTCTCCTATCTTTTATATCTTTTTTCCGCCGGACATATCCTTCCTTTTCCATTCGGTCAACCAATCTTACTATTGTAGATTTTTTTATATCCATCTTTTCAGCTAACTCACTTTGATTAATATATTCCCATTTACCTAAAAAATATAAGGCCGTCCATTGAACCCTTG comes from Psychrilyobacter piezotolerans and encodes:
- a CDS encoding MarR family winged helix-turn-helix transcriptional regulator, whose amino-acid sequence is MIKLSDCVGFITNKASKKIADVFNEKLSAHEITRVQWTALYFLGKWEYINQSELAEKMDIKKSTIVRLVDRMEKEGYVRRKKDIKDRRITYICLTELGKKLRKELLPFGEEFSKLITRDISHEEIEIFKKVLNKLVENAQLSE
- a CDS encoding carboxymuconolactone decarboxylase family protein, which translates into the protein MKKNPRVLLDAFMGGLQDVGETSGEHVNAFMGLLGAAYKPGTLDTKAKELISVAIGVYNRCEYCIVFHAYKALEAGANREEIMEAAMVSVAFGGGPAMAYSATLLKDSIDEFEKDFK